Proteins found in one Candidatus Methylomirabilota bacterium genomic segment:
- a CDS encoding DUF4147 domain-containing protein has product MSLRGAARAVFDAALRAADVHPLVRRALGDVPLPATARVSVVGAGKASGAMAAAAEQVLGDRIVDGLVVVKDGYRADTRRVRLVEAGHPVPDARGEAAAREIRAIAERATADDVLLVLVSGGGSALTPAPVPPITLGDKQTMTRLMLAAGANINQLNAVRKHCSLLKGGQLARAAAPAPVHALLLSDVIGDPLDVIASGPTAPDVSTFAEALAILDRFDLRSRTPPSIVERLRRGERGEIPETPKPDDPVFRHVTNTVIGNNRLVVDAAADEAVRLGYGPHVLTRSLDGEAREAAARLVALAREIREGRGPVAAPACVIAAGETTVTVRGRGRGGRCQEFALAAALAMEGVGGIVALAAGTDGTDGPTDAAGGIVDGESARRARALGQDPRARLENNDANPMLDALGDLVTTGPTNTNLLDLYLLLVEPAGR; this is encoded by the coding sequence GTGAGCCTCCGCGGCGCCGCGCGCGCCGTCTTCGACGCCGCGCTGCGGGCCGCCGACGTCCACCCGCTGGTCCGCCGCGCCCTCGGCGACGTCCCGCTACCCGCGACCGCGCGCGTCTCCGTGGTGGGGGCGGGGAAGGCCTCGGGGGCCATGGCGGCCGCGGCCGAGCAGGTGCTGGGCGACCGCATCGTCGATGGGCTCGTGGTGGTCAAGGACGGCTACCGGGCCGACACCCGCCGCGTGCGGCTCGTGGAGGCCGGCCATCCGGTGCCGGACGCGCGCGGCGAGGCCGCGGCGCGCGAGATCCGCGCCATCGCGGAGCGCGCAACCGCGGACGACGTGCTGCTGGTCCTGGTCTCCGGCGGCGGCTCCGCGCTGACCCCCGCGCCGGTGCCGCCGATCACGCTCGGCGACAAGCAGACGATGACCCGGCTCATGCTCGCGGCCGGCGCCAACATCAACCAGCTCAACGCGGTGCGGAAGCATTGCTCGCTGCTCAAGGGCGGTCAGCTCGCGCGCGCCGCCGCGCCGGCCCCGGTGCACGCGCTGCTGCTCTCGGACGTGATCGGCGACCCGCTGGACGTGATCGCCTCCGGCCCGACCGCCCCCGACGTCTCCACGTTCGCGGAGGCCCTCGCGATCCTCGACCGCTTCGATCTCCGCTCGCGCACGCCCCCGTCGATCGTGGAGCGCCTGCGGCGCGGGGAGCGTGGCGAGATCCCGGAGACGCCCAAGCCGGACGATCCGGTCTTCCGCCACGTCACCAACACCGTGATCGGCAACAACCGGTTGGTGGTCGACGCGGCGGCCGACGAGGCGGTGCGGCTCGGCTACGGACCCCACGTCCTCACGCGGTCGCTCGACGGCGAGGCGCGCGAGGCGGCGGCCCGGCTGGTCGCCCTGGCGCGCGAGATCCGCGAAGGCCGCGGCCCGGTGGCCGCGCCCGCGTGCGTCATCGCAGCGGGCGAGACCACCGTGACGGTGCGGGGCCGCGGACGCGGCGGGCGCTGCCAGGAGTTCGCGCTGGCCGCCGCGCTGGCCATGGAGGGCGTCGGCGGCATCGTGGCGCTCGCCGCGGGCACCGACGGGACCGACGGGCCCACCGACGCGGCCGGCGGCATCGTCGACGGGGAGAGCGCACGGCGGGCGCGGGCCCTGGGCCAGGATCCGCGGGCGCGGCTCGAGAACAACGACGCGAACCCGATGCTGGACGCCCTCGGCGATCTGGTGACCACCGGCCCGACCAACACCAATCTGCTCGACCTGTACCTCCTCCTGGTCGAGCCGGCCGGACGCTAG
- a CDS encoding DUF6607 family protein codes for MRRMLLASLVLLAWLPAAGADETPVSRGVQAIRGMTGCFLVDYSYVEVEDLKPGYVRDPRVYDVNRDKSAKEWITAEVLSPQRIWLRRILFLANLDGTTRSGTELRHQSEDWQYDAPFLYDFVAPLTWHVRDLKATPGRWTRRVTNLDDGPRYQCAAPWSDDRAYPEWSCSNYAPIPGRETRDMGRSDYQTLQRGTRIVIYGPAGGGSWIERQNNVKTIDREGTRTPLVRELGKNWYVRLPDSECAGAQAFAAPRQAFWTLLRETWDGVLDGSGPFVERLPAGQPPRFVKMFELEEETMGKDLSDPATRELTRRRILEIIKEYRGQEYRAP; via the coding sequence ATGCGGCGGATGCTCCTGGCCTCGCTGGTCCTGCTCGCCTGGCTCCCGGCGGCCGGGGCCGACGAGACGCCGGTGTCCCGCGGGGTGCAGGCCATCCGCGGGATGACCGGCTGCTTCCTGGTCGACTACAGCTACGTCGAGGTCGAGGACCTCAAGCCGGGCTACGTGCGCGATCCTCGCGTCTACGACGTCAACCGGGACAAGTCGGCCAAGGAGTGGATCACCGCCGAGGTGCTGTCCCCGCAGAGGATCTGGCTCCGGCGCATCCTGTTCCTCGCCAACCTCGACGGCACGACCCGGTCGGGCACCGAGCTGCGGCATCAATCAGAGGACTGGCAGTACGACGCTCCGTTCCTCTACGATTTCGTCGCTCCGCTCACCTGGCACGTGCGGGACCTGAAGGCCACGCCCGGCCGGTGGACGCGCCGGGTCACCAACCTCGACGACGGCCCGCGCTACCAGTGTGCCGCGCCGTGGAGCGATGACCGCGCCTACCCCGAGTGGTCGTGCTCGAACTACGCCCCGATCCCCGGGCGCGAGACGCGCGACATGGGGCGCTCGGACTACCAGACGCTCCAGCGCGGCACGCGGATCGTGATCTACGGCCCGGCCGGCGGCGGCAGCTGGATCGAGCGGCAGAACAACGTCAAGACCATCGACCGCGAGGGCACGCGGACCCCGCTGGTGCGCGAGCTGGGCAAGAACTGGTACGTGAGGCTGCCGGACTCGGAGTGCGCGGGCGCGCAGGCCTTCGCGGCCCCGCGTCAGGCGTTCTGGACGCTGCTGCGCGAGACGTGGGACGGCGTGCTCGACGGCTCGGGGCCCTTCGTGGAGCGCCTGCCCGCGGGTCAGCCGCCGCGCTTCGTCAAGATGTTCGAGCTCGAGGAGGAGACGATGGGCAAGGACCTCTCGGACCCGGCGACGCGCGAGCTCACGCGCCGGCGCATCCTCGAGATCATCAAAGAGTACCGCGGGCAAGAGTACCGCGCGCCCTAG